A window from Malania oleifera isolate guangnan ecotype guangnan chromosome 7, ASM2987363v1, whole genome shotgun sequence encodes these proteins:
- the LOC131160121 gene encoding uncharacterized protein LOC131160121 has protein sequence MSSQPISGQDSSQDLSQPTAKWQQLQVLSRRGSSSWGQPTPGGTVGAIRTPHRCNTAKEMWEKLQVTYEGTSQVKKSKIYMLVKEYEMFKMKESDSITFMFTQFTHIKNGFKALGREYSMEDNVQKVLRLLPESWHAKSTVIEEAKDLFIVTLDELIESLMTYEIKKKNATAEVEKPKKTIDMALNTTRKKKIMEEEESDNDEETALITRKIRRYLLIKKASKQKDKGESSTRCFNCKNSEHRIAECPQFKRGNNQQGDKKKYKAMNTTEWDELDGLFTDGENEEEVANFCFMADEQDEANFDDEYSSSYDELEETCRKIYNELIVTKKINKHLEETHSKCKRKEVCLKTSSIKNKWFLDSRCSRHMMGNANKFISLYYKKEGLLTFGDNTKGRIIGKGKIGNSSLSINNVALVDTLKHNLLTVSHLYDKGLNVVFQSTKCIIIDLNGNAFLVGKRESNINTIEFNDINSYDIRCLAVISETSWLWHKRLGHASMDLLHRLSSKELVNHLPKDSYIKDKVCDAFQYGK, from the exons ATGCAACACcgcaaaggaaatgtgggaaaagctCCAAGTAACGTATGAAGGTACGTCTCAAGTTAAGAagtcaaaaatttatatgttggttaaagaatatgaaatgtttaaaatgaaaGAAAGTGATTCAATTACTTTCATGTTTACACAGTTTACACATATAAAAAATGGCTTCAAAGCACTTGGTAGGGAATACTCTATGGAAGACAATGTGCAAAAAGTGCTTCGTTTATTACCCGAATCGTGGCATGCAAAGTCTACAGtaattgaagaagcaaaggacctaTTTATAGTAACTCTTGATGAACTCATCGAATCTCTTATGACTTATGAAATCAAGAAGAAGAATGCTACAGCTGAAGTAGAAAAGCCGAAAAAGACAATAGATATGGCTTTAAATacaacaagaaaaaagaaaattatggAAGAAGAAGAGAGTGACAATGATGAAGAAACAGCACTCATCACTAGGAAAATCAGAAGATACTTATTGATTAAGAAGGCCAGTAAGCAAAAGGATAAAGGAGAATCAAGCACAAGGTGCTTCAATTGCAAGAATTCCGAACATCGTATAGCTGAATGTCCCCAATTCAAAAGGGGAAACAATCAACAAGGGGATAAAAAGAAATATAAGGCAATGAACACAACCGAGTGGGATGAGCTTGATGGACTCTTTACTGACGGAGAAAACgaagaagaagttgcaaacttTTGTTTCATGGCGGATGAGCAAGATGAggcaaatttcgatgacgaataCTCTTCTTCATATGATGAGTTAGAAGAAACTTGTAGAAAAATTTATAATGAATTAATTgtaactaaaaaaataaataagcatcTTGAAGAAACACACTCAAAATGCAAGAGAAAAGAG GTTTGCTTGAAGACCTCTTCAATAAAGAACAAGTGGTTCCTTGATAGtaggtgttcaaggcacatgatggGAAACGCCAACAAATTCATTTCTCTTTATTACAAGAAAGAAGGGCTCTTGACGTTCGGAGACAACACCAAGGGAAGAATCattggtaaaggtaaaataggtaattcatctcTTTCTATCAATAATGTTGCACTTGTAGATACACTTAAGCATAACTTGTTGACTGTTAGTCATCTATACGATAAAGGACTAAATGTTGTATTTCAGTCTACAAAATGCATAATAATTGACTTGAATGGAAATGCTTTCTTGGTAGGCAAGCGTGAATCAAACATCAACACCATTGAATTTAATGATATTAATTCTTATGATATTAGATGTTTGGCCGTAATAAGTGAaactagttggctatggcataagAGGTTAGGTCACGCTAGCATGGATCTTTTGCATAGATTATCTTCTAAAGAACTAGTGAATCACTTACCTAAGGACAGCTATATTAAAgacaaagtgtgtgatgctttCCAATATGGAAAATAA